A single Arachidicoccus sp. BS20 DNA region contains:
- a CDS encoding ExbD/TolR family protein: protein MAEIDTSSGGGHKKGPGVKKGKKLSTRVDLTPMVDLGFLLITFFMFTTTMSQPNAMHLNMPDDNKNTTEQKTQESGALTIWLGKNDNIYYYEGELKADLSNVNPSNFKDIRQVILNKKNTTDTSKLFMIVMPGNQSTYKNIIDILDEFSIDMVDRYALVNKVDPQYEKDIDNMDAKYAPGN, encoded by the coding sequence ATGGCAGAGATAGATACCTCGTCGGGCGGCGGTCATAAGAAAGGTCCGGGGGTCAAAAAAGGGAAGAAGTTATCTACGCGTGTGGATTTAACGCCAATGGTGGATTTAGGTTTTTTGTTGATTACATTCTTTATGTTTACAACAACAATGAGCCAGCCGAATGCCATGCACCTGAATATGCCCGATGATAATAAAAATACAACGGAGCAGAAAACACAGGAATCCGGCGCCTTAACTATTTGGTTGGGTAAAAATGATAATATTTACTATTATGAAGGGGAGTTGAAGGCAGATTTGTCTAATGTAAATCCTTCAAATTTTAAAGATATCAGGCAAGTGATTTTAAACAAAAAAAATACTACCGATACTTCTAAACTATTCATGATAGTAATGCCCGGCAACCAAAGCACTTACAAAAATATCATTGATATTCTTGATGAGTTCTCAATTGATATGGTAGACCGTTACGCATTAGTAAATAAGGTTGACCCGCAATACGAGAAAGATATTGACAATATGGACGCAAAATATGCTCCAGGAAATTAA
- a CDS encoding ExbD/TolR family protein: MGRAKLPRKSTAVDMTPFCDVAFLLLTFFILTTKFKPDQKIPINTPSSVAQKVAPEKNFIMISLNKDGKAFLNCDRQDLMGTVLDDLNSQNNLGLTPGEINKLVKLPLIGVGLQDLKSYSQYQPNQINEQLSGIPIQDSANNQLTLWMKAFVNAVGSIGGDDTGASGDDGGNKEPTVILKGDNLSKFPQFKNVIAALTENNILKFQMVTNPEGVPTGSELWKKAQSEQSTVSN, from the coding sequence ATGGGAAGAGCCAAATTACCACGTAAAAGTACAGCAGTAGATATGACGCCGTTTTGTGATGTGGCATTTCTTTTGTTGACTTTCTTTATCTTAACGACTAAGTTTAAACCCGACCAGAAGATTCCTATTAATACGCCGAGTTCTGTTGCGCAAAAAGTAGCGCCGGAAAAGAACTTCATCATGATTTCTTTGAACAAAGACGGAAAAGCGTTTCTGAATTGCGACAGGCAGGATTTGATGGGAACTGTTTTGGACGATTTAAACTCGCAAAACAATTTGGGATTGACTCCGGGCGAAATTAATAAACTTGTTAAGTTGCCGCTGATTGGCGTTGGTTTGCAGGATTTGAAGTCCTACAGCCAGTACCAACCCAATCAAATAAATGAACAATTATCAGGAATTCCTATTCAGGACAGTGCCAATAATCAACTGACCCTATGGATGAAGGCATTTGTAAACGCAGTGGGTTCAATAGGTGGAGATGATACAGGCGCTTCCGGAGATGACGGCGGTAACAAAGAACCTACGGTAATTTTAAAAGGCGACAATCTTTCAAAATTCCCGCAGTTCAAAAATGTAATTGCCGCACTTACGGAAAACAACATTTTGAAGTTCCAAATGGTAACAAATCCTGAAGGTGTGCCTACGGGAAGCGAGTTGTGGAAGAAAGCACAAAGTGAACAATCTACGGTATCAAATTAG
- a CDS encoding MotA/TolQ/ExbB proton channel family protein encodes MAEIKPTAQAAVKTVSNVKPKKSSNAISWIAPILAIVLGYIIWRFALGSSSNFNKPDAAGGFWPQHEDPKTPIARMYQGGILVPVLIGLFLIVITFSIERVLTISRALGKGNIGEFIRNVQYNLANKDVDKAIALCDKQKGSVGNVMKSGLLKYKEMITNTELDTEQKVLNIQKEIEEATALELPMLEKNLVFLSTITSVATLTGLLGTVLGMIRSFASLASSEGGNASAQLSQGISEALYNTALGIGTSAIAVVMYNVLTTRIDGITYGIDESGFTLTQSFASNYK; translated from the coding sequence ATGGCTGAAATTAAACCAACTGCCCAAGCAGCAGTAAAGACAGTTTCAAATGTAAAACCTAAGAAGAGCTCGAATGCTATTTCGTGGATTGCGCCAATCTTGGCAATTGTATTAGGTTACATTATTTGGCGTTTCGCATTAGGTAGTTCTTCAAACTTCAACAAGCCGGATGCGGCGGGTGGTTTTTGGCCCCAACACGAAGACCCCAAAACACCAATTGCGCGTATGTATCAGGGCGGTATTCTTGTACCGGTATTGATTGGTTTGTTCCTGATCGTAATTACTTTCTCTATCGAAAGAGTACTTACAATTTCAAGAGCATTGGGTAAAGGTAATATTGGAGAATTTATCCGCAATGTTCAATATAATCTTGCAAACAAAGATGTAGATAAAGCCATTGCTTTGTGCGACAAACAAAAAGGAAGTGTTGGTAATGTAATGAAATCCGGTCTTTTGAAATACAAAGAAATGATTACAAATACAGAACTGGACACAGAACAAAAAGTATTAAACATTCAAAAAGAAATCGAAGAAGCAACGGCATTGGAATTGCCAATGTTGGAAAAGAACCTCGTGTTTTTATCAACTATTACTTCGGTAGCAACATTGACCGGATTGTTGGGAACGGTATTAGGTATGATTCGTTCGTTCGCATCTTTGGCAAGCAGCGAAGGTGGAAACGCATCTGCACAGTTGTCCCAAGGTATCTCGGAAGCGTTGTATAACACGGCGCTCGGTATCGGTACGTCTGCCATCGCGGTAGTTATGTACAACGTACTTACTACAAGAATCGATGGTATCACTTACGGTATTGACGAATCCGGCTTTACTTTAACGCAAAGTTTTGCTTCTAACTATAAATAA
- a CDS encoding zinc-dependent metalloprotease, with translation MIKKLMLAVISICLLHVSYAQHKDSIPHHKDSIAAKDTAKKIIAAHPKKPNEIKPYKEVIPDSAYSKSGLFTIHKVDDNWLFEIPDSLFNRDILVVTRYDKAAGGAGVYGGEIVNQQMVRWVKGPNKNVFLQLMLTISVADSTNAIYKAVQNSNVNPYIAAFPIKAYGNNSVVIDVNSFFSGDNPALSFASYQKRSLSIGGLMSDRSYIESIHTYPINTEIKTVKTYSVAPAPPTEFGGRGRGRGGFTAGSQVGVVTLHFNHSFLLLPKTPMAQREFDPRVGYFADSYTQYGDNQQRVKDDNFIVRWNLQPKPEDMDKWKRGQLVEPAKPLVYYIDPATPKQWVPYLIAGIEDWNKAFEKAGFKNAITAKPWPVNDTTMSMEDARYSVIRYFASDIENAYGPNVHDPRSGQILESHIGWYHNVMKLVHDWYMIQAAPNDPRARKMVFDDKLMGDLIRFVSSHEIGHTLGLRHNFGSSSTVPVEMLRNKKWLEAHGHTPSIMDYARFDYVAQPEDKIPAEDLYPHIGEYDRWAIQWGYSYSGAKTEKEDHEITNKWIIDSLSKNPRLWFGTETDPYDPRSQNEDLGDDAMKANTYGILNLQRVLKGLPEWTKETADTYDNLSELYDQVFGQFARYIGHVLKNIGGIYSTPKSIEQSGDVYAPTPKDKQIRALEFLNTQLFTTPKWLLDTSILNKTNRPAGNDNLINLQTSLINSLVSSDRLNRLYVCGSRFGADKVYQPEDLLNDIEKDIFSEWTSNSAISYFRRNLQKAYIEALIKDANTSPAANANQSPFGGNAASYINSDVPSLAYGHLLKIKNQLDKIAAAYPDALSRYHLQDLDFRIAKALNSKN, from the coding sequence ATGATTAAGAAACTAATGCTGGCTGTAATATCGATATGCCTGCTTCACGTGTCTTATGCACAGCACAAAGACTCAATACCACATCACAAAGACAGTATAGCTGCAAAAGATACTGCTAAAAAAATAATTGCAGCGCATCCTAAAAAGCCCAATGAAATAAAGCCTTACAAAGAAGTTATTCCCGATTCCGCATATTCAAAAAGCGGGCTGTTTACCATTCACAAAGTAGATGACAACTGGCTGTTTGAAATCCCCGACAGCTTATTCAACAGAGACATTCTGGTGGTAACAAGATATGATAAAGCAGCCGGCGGCGCAGGTGTATATGGCGGCGAAATTGTGAACCAGCAAATGGTACGTTGGGTTAAAGGTCCGAATAAAAATGTTTTTCTTCAGCTTATGCTTACCATAAGCGTAGCAGATTCAACCAACGCTATTTATAAGGCTGTACAAAACTCCAATGTGAATCCGTATATAGCTGCATTTCCTATTAAAGCCTATGGAAATAACAGCGTTGTGATTGATGTAAATAGTTTCTTTTCCGGCGACAACCCTGCGCTCAGTTTTGCAAGTTATCAAAAGAGGAGCTTATCCATCGGCGGCTTAATGTCCGACAGATCATACATAGAAAGTATTCATACTTACCCTATCAATACTGAAATTAAAACAGTAAAAACATACTCTGTAGCACCGGCTCCGCCCACTGAATTTGGCGGCAGAGGGCGCGGGCGCGGAGGCTTTACCGCGGGCAGCCAGGTAGGCGTTGTCACACTTCATTTCAATCATTCATTTTTACTGTTGCCTAAAACGCCGATGGCGCAAAGAGAATTTGACCCGCGTGTGGGCTATTTTGCAGATAGCTATACACAATATGGCGATAACCAACAACGTGTAAAAGACGATAATTTTATTGTACGCTGGAACCTGCAACCAAAGCCTGAAGACATGGACAAATGGAAACGAGGACAATTAGTTGAACCTGCAAAACCATTGGTTTACTACATCGATCCCGCAACACCAAAACAATGGGTTCCTTACCTGATAGCAGGCATTGAAGACTGGAATAAAGCCTTTGAAAAAGCAGGATTCAAAAATGCAATTACTGCAAAACCTTGGCCCGTAAACGATACGACCATGAGTATGGAAGACGCGCGTTATTCCGTTATCAGATATTTCGCATCCGATATTGAAAACGCGTACGGACCAAATGTTCACGACCCGCGCAGCGGTCAAATTCTCGAAAGTCATATCGGTTGGTATCACAACGTAATGAAACTCGTTCACGATTGGTACATGATACAGGCAGCGCCCAACGACCCACGCGCCAGAAAAATGGTCTTTGATGATAAACTCATGGGCGACCTTATCCGTTTCGTATCATCTCACGAAATAGGTCATACGCTTGGACTGCGCCATAATTTCGGCAGCAGCAGTACTGTTCCCGTAGAAATGCTGCGCAATAAAAAATGGCTGGAAGCACACGGACATACGCCTTCTATTATGGACTATGCTCGCTTTGACTATGTAGCACAACCGGAAGACAAAATCCCTGCAGAAGATTTATACCCGCACATCGGCGAATACGACAGATGGGCAATCCAATGGGGCTATTCATACAGCGGTGCTAAAACAGAAAAAGAAGACCATGAAATTACCAACAAATGGATAATTGACAGTCTCTCAAAAAATCCTCGTCTTTGGTTCGGAACAGAAACCGACCCTTACGACCCCCGCTCGCAAAACGAAGACCTTGGCGATGATGCCATGAAAGCTAATACATACGGTATTTTAAACCTCCAAAGAGTGTTGAAAGGTTTGCCGGAATGGACAAAAGAAACAGCCGACACCTACGACAATCTTTCTGAATTATATGACCAGGTTTTCGGACAGTTTGCACGTTATATTGGTCATGTATTGAAAAACATTGGCGGCATCTATTCAACGCCTAAAAGCATTGAGCAAAGCGGAGATGTGTATGCGCCCACTCCAAAAGACAAGCAGATACGTGCATTGGAATTTTTGAATACGCAATTGTTCACAACACCTAAATGGTTGCTGGACACAAGCATTCTCAACAAAACAAATCGTCCGGCGGGCAACGACAATCTCATCAATCTGCAAACAAGCCTTATCAATAGTTTGGTTTCATCCGACAGGCTTAACAGGTTGTATGTGTGCGGCAGCCGTTTTGGAGCAGACAAAGTTTATCAGCCGGAAGATTTGCTGAACGATATTGAAAAAGATATTTTTAGTGAATGGACAAGCAATAGTGCTATCAGTTATTTCCGCAGAAATTTGCAAAAAGCATATATCGAAGCATTGATAAAAGACGCAAACACTTCCCCGGCAGCTAATGCGAACCAATCTCCGTTTGGCGGAAATGCCGCAAGCTATATAAATAGTGATGTCCCGTCTTTGGCTTATGGACATTTGTTGAAAATAAAAAATCAATTAGACAAGATAGCAGCCGCTTATCCGGATGCTTTGAGCAGATACCATTTACAAGACCTGGATTTTAGAATTGCTAAAGCATTAAATAGCAAAAACTAA
- a CDS encoding glycoside hydrolase family 16 protein has product MKKIILPFSILCYAFVFNNVHAQNVASIPQYQGYTLAWHDEFDENKLNEKDWTYELGNRNGWGNHELEYYTSSPKNIYTSKGNLVIEARREKKDDFDYTSARIDTKNKQEFLYGRIDMRAKLPVDKGLWPALWLLGSNISTVPWPKCGEIDVMELIGKNPKEVVGSFHWKKADGTEGTINNKYDLTDEDFSKNFHVYSLIWRKDSMQILVDNFPYVKVAREDFNDGTYPFDKPFFLLFNVAVGGDWPGNPDNATKFPQKMLVDYVRYYKLNY; this is encoded by the coding sequence ATGAAAAAAATCATTCTTCCCTTCAGCATACTTTGTTATGCATTTGTCTTCAACAATGTTCATGCGCAGAATGTTGCATCTATCCCGCAATACCAAGGCTATACTTTAGCCTGGCACGATGAGTTTGATGAAAACAAGCTGAACGAAAAAGACTGGACATACGAATTGGGAAACAGAAACGGCTGGGGTAATCACGAGCTGGAATATTATACCTCAAGCCCGAAAAATATTTATACATCCAAGGGCAATCTGGTAATTGAAGCAAGAAGAGAAAAGAAGGACGATTTTGATTATACATCTGCTCGAATCGATACAAAAAATAAGCAAGAGTTTTTATACGGAAGAATTGATATGCGCGCCAAACTTCCCGTGGATAAAGGTTTGTGGCCGGCACTGTGGCTTCTTGGCAGCAATATTTCAACGGTGCCTTGGCCTAAATGCGGCGAAATTGATGTGATGGAATTAATCGGTAAAAACCCAAAAGAAGTTGTTGGCTCTTTTCATTGGAAGAAAGCCGACGGAACAGAAGGAACAATCAATAATAAATACGATTTAACCGATGAGGATTTCTCCAAAAATTTCCATGTATATAGTTTGATTTGGAGAAAAGATTCCATGCAAATATTGGTGGACAATTTTCCTTACGTAAAAGTTGCGCGGGAAGATTTTAATGATGGAACTTACCCTTTCGACAAACCATTCTTTCTTTTATTTAATGTCGCCGTAGGCGGCGATTGGCCCGGAAATCCTGATAACGCTACAAAATTTCCACAAAAAATGTTGGTCGATTATGTGCGGTATTACAAGTTGAACTACTGA
- a CDS encoding glycoside hydrolase family 30 protein: MNCAKKGNLVLLCFVLIFCGTACSKNDIPSTSNTPKAPTGLKVSAQVVGATSTSPKGDGSGGVNITVSATNATNYQIILPTENNKTFTLNNPDGGTVSYAFTANPGTVTTYPIQVTAYNGSLKKDTVLGIEVYCAYVKTDVAFWLTTPDKTALFKQQNIALNFSSSSNSNATINVDATRQFQSIDGFGYALTGGSASLINGLDATTKDDLLKELFLADSTHIGVSYLRLSIGASDLSATAFTYDDTPGDSTLQNFSIDKEKTDLIPVLQKILALNPNIKIIATPWSAPAWMKTNNNLYGGGDNPGILKPECYSIYANYFVKYIQAMKAAGITIDAVTPQNEPLNAYNNPSMLMQDTDEDNFIKNYLVPAFKANSITTKIIVYDHNLDHPEYATDILSDPDTYNLVDGSAFHLYAGNIGTMSSVHNQFPNKNLYFTEQYTSSTGDFGGDLQWHIENVIIGATSNWSKNALEWNLASDPNQNPHLSGGCSDCLGAVTISGTSILKRNQSYYIIAHAAKFVRPGSVRIASTSAANLPNVAFKTPDGKRVLIVLNKATTSTTFNIQFNGQTVSPTLPAGAVGTFVW; the protein is encoded by the coding sequence ATGAATTGCGCAAAAAAAGGCAATCTGGTTTTGTTGTGTTTCGTGTTAATATTTTGCGGAACAGCCTGTTCAAAAAATGATATACCATCAACTTCAAATACACCTAAAGCTCCTACCGGTTTAAAAGTATCAGCGCAGGTAGTCGGTGCAACAAGCACATCGCCAAAGGGCGATGGAAGCGGCGGGGTTAATATTACCGTATCTGCTACTAATGCTACAAACTATCAGATTATTTTGCCCACAGAAAACAACAAAACTTTTACGTTAAATAATCCCGATGGCGGAACAGTAAGTTATGCTTTTACGGCTAACCCTGGAACTGTTACTACTTATCCTATACAAGTAACAGCATACAATGGCTCTTTGAAAAAAGATACAGTGTTGGGCATAGAAGTTTATTGCGCTTATGTGAAGACAGATGTAGCATTTTGGCTTACCACGCCCGATAAAACCGCTCTTTTTAAACAGCAAAATATTGCGTTGAATTTTTCCTCATCTTCAAATAGTAATGCAACCATTAATGTAGATGCAACCCGGCAATTCCAGAGCATTGACGGTTTCGGCTACGCGCTTACGGGCGGAAGCGCTTCGCTCATCAATGGCCTGGATGCTACAACAAAAGATGACTTGTTGAAAGAGCTTTTTCTGGCAGATTCTACACACATCGGCGTAAGCTATTTGCGGTTAAGCATCGGTGCATCGGATTTGAGTGCAACGGCTTTTACTTACGACGATACGCCGGGTGATTCAACCTTACAAAACTTCAGCATTGATAAAGAAAAAACGGATTTGATTCCTGTGCTGCAAAAGATTTTAGCCTTAAATCCAAATATTAAAATCATTGCTACACCTTGGAGCGCACCGGCATGGATGAAAACCAATAATAATCTTTACGGTGGCGGCGATAATCCGGGTATTTTGAAACCTGAATGTTACAGCATATATGCGAACTATTTTGTAAAATATATTCAGGCAATGAAAGCCGCAGGCATTACCATTGATGCAGTAACGCCGCAAAACGAACCGTTAAATGCGTACAACAATCCTTCGATGCTGATGCAGGATACCGATGAAGATAATTTTATCAAAAATTATTTAGTGCCTGCGTTTAAAGCAAACAGCATAACAACAAAGATTATTGTGTACGACCATAACTTAGACCATCCTGAATATGCTACCGATATTTTGAGCGACCCGGATACGTATAATCTTGTGGATGGCTCGGCGTTTCATTTGTACGCGGGAAATATTGGAACAATGTCATCGGTACACAATCAATTCCCGAATAAGAATTTATATTTTACGGAACAATACACTTCATCAACCGGCGACTTTGGCGGAGATTTACAATGGCATATTGAGAATGTAATTATAGGCGCCACTTCCAATTGGAGCAAAAATGCTTTGGAATGGAATTTGGCTTCTGACCCGAATCAGAATCCGCATTTAAGTGGCGGTTGTTCAGATTGTTTGGGCGCGGTTACTATCAGCGGAACTTCTATATTGAAACGGAATCAAAGCTATTATATCATTGCTCATGCGGCTAAATTTGTCCGCCCGGGTTCGGTAAGAATTGCTTCAACATCGGCAGCAAATTTGCCAAATGTGGCATTTAAAACGCCCGACGGAAAAAGAGTTTTGATTGTATTAAACAAAGCAACTACAAGTACCACTTTTAATATTCAATTTAACGGACAAACAGTTTCTCCAACGCTGCCTGCCGGCGCAGTCGGAACTTTTGTCTGGTAA
- a CDS encoding glycoside hydrolase family 16 protein: protein MKRINQSILFCLPVFSLLLACGKGGSNYQPPATPTDLSYNAQIVGVTDATPNGDGSGMVNLTLSGKNVTSYVVSLPTESKSFSVNSASGTVNCTFASAPGTTTKYPINISAYCNTVKKDTTIYVTVYCKAATAPGTILLWSDEFDSTALNTNIWNYESGNNNGWGNNELEYYTSDAANVSEKNGYLQITALSSPNYNNSGFNYTSARITTANKYSFQYGKVEIKAKLPGDAGTWPALWLLGNNINTGVAWPACGEIDLMEAGTVWGTDVVGSSLHWGTSSNRQDTNKKLTVSGLNSDFHLYQMDWRADHIAFYVDGVKVDSVANNSNMPFGQNFFFIFNVAIGGSLGSKDNTPGSINLGSSSTMYVDYVRVYN from the coding sequence ATGAAACGCATCAATCAATCAATATTATTCTGCCTGCCGGTTTTTTCTTTGCTGCTCGCTTGCGGCAAAGGCGGCAGTAACTATCAACCGCCCGCAACGCCAACCGATTTGTCGTACAATGCACAAATAGTAGGTGTTACGGATGCTACTCCAAACGGCGACGGCAGCGGTATGGTAAATCTTACTCTTTCCGGCAAAAACGTTACTTCTTACGTTGTAAGTTTACCTACAGAAAGTAAATCGTTTTCCGTGAATAGCGCCAGCGGAACAGTAAACTGTACGTTTGCATCTGCGCCGGGCACTACTACCAAATATCCCATAAATATTTCAGCGTATTGCAATACCGTAAAAAAAGATACGACCATCTATGTAACAGTATATTGTAAAGCAGCAACTGCGCCGGGAACTATTTTGTTATGGTCAGATGAATTTGACAGCACCGCGTTAAATACCAATATCTGGAATTACGAAAGCGGAAACAACAACGGTTGGGGAAATAATGAATTAGAATATTACACAAGCGATGCGGCAAATGTAAGCGAGAAGAACGGGTATCTGCAAATTACGGCACTTAGTTCTCCTAATTATAACAACAGCGGATTTAATTACACGTCTGCGAGAATAACTACTGCCAATAAATATTCTTTCCAGTATGGTAAAGTAGAAATAAAAGCAAAGCTTCCGGGCGATGCAGGTACTTGGCCTGCGCTTTGGCTGTTGGGAAATAACATCAATACTGGTGTGGCATGGCCTGCGTGTGGCGAAATCGATTTAATGGAAGCCGGAACAGTATGGGGCACAGATGTTGTGGGAAGCTCATTGCACTGGGGAACAAGTTCGAACAGACAGGATACTAATAAAAAACTAACTGTTTCTGGATTGAATAGCGATTTTCATTTATATCAAATGGACTGGAGAGCCGACCATATTGCTTTTTACGTGGACGGTGTAAAAGTTGATAGTGTCGCGAATAATTCGAATATGCCGTTCGGTCAGAATTTCTTCTTCATTTTCAATGTAGCGATAGGTGGGAGCTTAGGTAGCAAGGATAATACTCCCGGCTCGATCAATCTCGGTTCCAGTTCAACAATGTATGTGGATTATGTAAGGGTTTATAATTAA
- a CDS encoding RagB/SusD family nutrient uptake outer membrane protein — MKRNKISLGILILMGALTINSCSKSFLEPEPKGETLESNYYSSPDQAFAGLVAAYGPMGITYHDGYCSPEGLANAASDECYSGGASTNDQVTWTAMNDMSTLTPALMPNGLWDVAFQGVTASNLLLSKLDGVPGLDEATKARYVAEAKFLRAYYYFRLVRWFGNVPLFTTAASLDEVYAAKQAAPADVYTQIEKDLNDAIPDLPVTVDASDNGRATQGAGKALLGKVYLYDKKYTEAANMLKDVNGTPGGTSQYGYHLMANYGDIFTQKFNSEAILEIQHSNSQKFGDWSGNTLTGNMYAVMCGPRNYSFKSAPAPTIVTGWGFTPISYDLYDAMVTNGKYDPRYKYTIYNIDSFANAGLCAYSATPFTLGFPYTGYNVVKYAPLQQYLGTGGDPYLNYGVDYIEIRLADTYLMEAEALVQGGGDKSRAQALLDAVRARVGLSSVPITMDAIKNERHLELATEGHRFFDLVRWGDADKVLNNMEKGFSKHFTAGKNEILPIPLSEFPNTQMVQNPGYNH; from the coding sequence ATGAAACGAAATAAGATATCACTGGGCATCTTGATATTGATGGGTGCTTTAACCATAAATTCATGTTCCAAGTCTTTTCTGGAACCTGAACCAAAAGGAGAGACCTTGGAAAGTAATTATTATTCAAGTCCCGACCAGGCATTTGCTGGTTTGGTAGCTGCCTATGGTCCTATGGGTATTACTTACCATGACGGCTATTGTTCTCCTGAGGGACTTGCAAATGCGGCTTCGGACGAATGTTATTCCGGCGGAGCGAGTACAAATGATCAAGTAACATGGACTGCCATGAACGATATGAGTACACTAACCCCGGCTCTCATGCCTAATGGCTTATGGGATGTAGCTTTTCAGGGAGTTACCGCCAGCAATTTGTTGCTTTCAAAATTAGACGGCGTGCCGGGATTGGACGAAGCTACCAAAGCCCGTTATGTGGCAGAAGCTAAATTTTTGCGTGCTTATTATTATTTCCGTCTGGTACGTTGGTTTGGCAATGTGCCTTTGTTTACAACAGCCGCATCTTTAGACGAAGTGTATGCAGCAAAACAAGCGGCTCCGGCGGATGTATATACACAAATTGAGAAAGATTTGAATGATGCCATTCCTGACTTGCCTGTTACAGTTGATGCTTCGGATAATGGTCGCGCTACGCAAGGTGCCGGAAAAGCATTGCTGGGTAAAGTATATTTATATGATAAAAAATATACCGAAGCGGCTAATATGTTGAAAGATGTAAATGGAACACCGGGTGGTACCAGTCAATATGGATATCATTTAATGGCTAACTATGGCGATATTTTTACCCAGAAGTTTAACTCGGAAGCTATTTTGGAAATTCAACATTCAAACAGTCAAAAGTTTGGCGACTGGAGTGGAAATACCCTCACGGGAAATATGTATGCCGTTATGTGCGGTCCCAGAAATTACAGCTTTAAAAGCGCTCCGGCCCCCACGATAGTAACAGGTTGGGGATTTACACCCATTTCATACGATTTGTATGATGCTATGGTAACAAACGGAAAATATGACCCGCGCTATAAATATACCATTTACAATATAGATAGTTTTGCCAATGCCGGATTGTGTGCTTATTCCGCTACTCCATTTACATTAGGCTTTCCTTATACCGGGTACAACGTGGTAAAATATGCTCCCTTGCAGCAATATCTTGGTACAGGCGGCGACCCTTATTTAAACTATGGTGTTGATTATATTGAAATTCGTTTAGCAGACACTTATCTTATGGAAGCAGAAGCGCTGGTACAGGGCGGCGGCGATAAAAGCCGCGCTCAAGCCTTATTAGATGCAGTTCGTGCAAGAGTAGGATTATCTTCTGTGCCCATTACAATGGATGCTATTAAAAATGAACGTCATCTGGAACTGGCAACAGAAGGTCATCGTTTTTTTGACCTGGTTCGTTGGGGCGATGCAGATAAAGTATTGAACAATATGGAAAAAGGATTCTCTAAACATTTTACGGCAGGCAAAAATGAGATTTTACCTATTCCATTATCCGAATTCCCCAATACGCAAATGGTACAAAATCCGGGTTATAACCACTAA